The genome window GACGGAACTGAGAGATAAGGCTGAGAGCTCAACCAAGTCGCTGAGCGATGTAGCCCAAGCAGACAATGCCCCGAATGGTCTTGAGCCTAATACATCAGGTATATCGCCAAATGTTCGAATGGGAAATCTAAATTTGGCAGATGACCAGGCTGTGTACACAGGTAGCTCGCATTGGGCTACAATATTGGAAGATGTAAGAACAAGACTCATTATGGAGACCTTGAACACTGACGAGATACCCTAGATTCAACAACTCAGAGATGAGCTCGCTGATGATGGCTCCGACATTGCCAGTGAAGCGTCTTCTCCTTTTGCTAGTGGATTGACGCATCAGTCTCAGGCACCGAGAATATCTCTACTTGCTAATGTTTCGTGTCTTCCCGTAGACCAAATTCTCGCTTTGGTTCCTCCTCGCAAGATAGTTGACAGATACATCTCCCAGTACTTCAACACTTTCGACTCACGTAAGTCATGACTTTCATGTTCACTCAACTGCTAACTCCGCCTTGCCAGTCATCATTCATCGAGGCAAATTCCTTGCAGAAGTCAGCATATGCCAATCATCCAAGGAGGCAATTGCTAACCCATATATAGTATGCAAATTTCTGGGTAAACCCCTCAGCTGTCTCCATCATCTGGGTCGGGTTCTTGTTCAGCGTCATGAGTATGGCTGTATCATTACAGAAAAAGGAGGCAGGGATGCACGGCTTGTCCGCTTCTGAACTACAAACAACGCTCGACACTTACAGAACGCTCACTATCCACTGCTTGGTAGCTGGAGATTACCTTCGTTCCAGCGCGCATACGGTTGAGACGCTATTATTGCACTTTGCTGTAGACCAAGAGGCCGACGCTGATGCAAATATTGGGAACTGGGTCCTCATGGGTGTTATCATAAGGATAGCCATGCGGATGGGTCTTCATCGTGAGCCGTCTCACTGGCCAAATATCCGACCTTTGCAAGCTGAACTCCGGCGACGAGCCTGGATAGCTTTGTACAGCATCGACTTCTTCACCAGTACCCAAATCGGACTTCCACGTATCATCAAAGATTCTCAATGCGACACTCGCCCGCCCTCATATCTTCTGGATAGCGATATTGGTTTTGAGCACGATACCCTACCGCCTGAAAGGCCACATTCAGAGCCTTCCATGTTGGCGTTTCATATCCACAGGCATGGAGTTATCAAAGTTGCTGCTGAGATATACGACACAACCGAAGCAGGGCCACCCTCACCAACTACTGTTGCGACCCTGCAGGCCAAGCTCGAGAAAGCCACGAATTCCTTGCCGCACTGGCTCAGGCTAAAGCCTCTCCAAGAGTCGATTGCGGACAGTCCAGCCACACTCCTCAATCGAATGATGCTCGATATCATCGCTCAGAAAGCCATCTATCTCCTCCATCGGCACAGTTTCGTCAGAGGGTCTGCGGGGGAAGAGAGTGTCAGATCCAGTGAGATATGCATCAAGGCTGCCCTATCCATCCTGGAGCACCAGCGACGCATGAACGAAGAAACTCAACCAGGAGGCCTCATGTACAACATGCGCTGGAGAGTTGCCGCACCACTTAGATCCGAGTTCATGCAAGCTACCATGATGCTA of Fusarium musae strain F31 chromosome 5, whole genome shotgun sequence contains these proteins:
- a CDS encoding hypothetical protein (EggNog:ENOG41); this translates as MSMAVSLQKKEAGMHGLSASELQTTLDTYRTLTIHCLVAGDYLRSSAHTVETLLLHFAVDQEADADANIGNWVLMGVIIRIAMRMGLHREPSHWPNIRPLQAELRRRAWIALYSIDFFTSTQIGLPRIIKDSQCDTRPPSYLLDSDIGFEHDTLPPERPHSEPSMLAFHIHRHGVIKVAAEIYDTTEAGPPSPTTVATLQAKLEKATNSLPHWLRLKPLQESIADSPATLLNRMMLDIIAQKAIYLLHRHSFVRGSAGEESVRSSEICIKAALSILEHQRRMNEETQPGGLMYNMRWRVAAPLRSEFMQATMMLCFALSRYDAGRDLNRRSDILQALIIAKDIWETRSDQSLEAQRAVKAISVMLEQDRKSSMFVSSPSTTFNPSSMPSAENHFGGFDNTFGQTMALDPSFFSIGDDMTALSKVMDEFMNDTAATSPFGNAI